From the Natrinema saccharevitans genome, the window ACAGTATGATCCAGCGACATATTTTCGGCGGTTTGAGTCGTGGTTTGCTGCCCGTGAGCAAGCTGGGTTGAATCCCGAGGACATACGTCCAGGCCGGCGGGTCGACGAGGACGATTTACTCGAGGCTGTCCGCGATCTCGCGACCGACCTTGGACGGCCACCATCCCAATCGGAGATGAACGAGCGCGGCGACCGGTCGGTGACGCCGTACCTGCGGCGCTGGGGGACGTGGGACCAAGCGCTCGAGGCCGCGGGGCTTGGAACGCGCGAGTGAACCGTGCGAGTGTAGTGCGCCCGAGGGGGGTAGGCCCCACTATCGATCTGTTCTGTGGCTCGCTCATGCGGTCAGTCGACGGCACTCGAGATGTCGAGGTTCGGACCATAAAATTATATATGAAATATGGTAGGTAACTCGAGTATAGTATTACCGGTGGGTGGTTTCTACACAGTCAGAGAGATGTAACTATCTCCTAAATTATAAGTGGGTGGCTAGCTAGTACGCTAGTGTCCGAGGTGACGCCAGCGCGAAAATCTGGCCGGCTGTTAGAGCAGCCGACCTCGGCTTCGGAGGTATCAGAAGCCATGAGTCAATCTGAGACGCGACCTGATAAGCGTACCGACGACAAACCGACCGAACCTGATCGATTCTACGCGCCCGTGCCCGCCGACTGGATCCGCATGGGACGGGACCAGCACGTGCTCGAGGGCTACGACCGCTTCGTCGCCACGAAACTCTGCTACGAGCGCCGACTCGAGCGCAACCCGTCGGCGATCGGCGGCTACACCGAGCGCAACCGACTGCACGTCCTCTACCGCGACCCCAGCACCGACGAGGCCGCCGAACGGATGTACGACGCCGCCGTGGTCGAGACCGACGCCGACGCACTCGAGGTCAACACCTCCGCAATCGACGGCGACGTGGGCCCGAACGACTGGGGCCGGATCAACTACGACGCCGTCACGCCGACCGACGGCGTCGCCGTGGTTCCGAAGTGTGTCTTCGACGGCGAGCCGCTGAATTTCAAAGCGTCCGTGGCTGTCCGTTCGGACGAACCCCGCATCGGAGACGATCGGTAGGAGGGTTCGATCGATGTTCGATATTTCTTCGCGACCGACCGACGAGCGACAGGACCGGCTCCCGGCGAAAGAGGCCCGATCGATCCGACAGCACTACGATGCTGAGCGCCAGAAGCGACTCCTCGCGGAAGCGCGGGCCGTTGCTGGCCCGGAGGCCGATCGATGACCGAGACGCTCGAGTGCCGCGAGCGGGCGATGCTCCGCGGGATCCCGGTCGGCGTCGGGCAGACGGCGCTGTGTGACGGCTGCGGTCGGACATTGCGGCCGAACGACCGCGTCGAAATCCTCGTCGATGTCGAGGGCACGGTGATCGACTTCGCGACGACGCGCGGGCCCTGTTGCGCTCGCGGCGAGCTGCCGTCCGAGACGACGCGGGACTGCTGGCTCGTGAGCGGCCGACTCGCTACGTCACACGACCACAAGATGCGGTCGGAACTTGTCCTCTCGGGCGCGTCGGTGATCGGCCGGACCGACTAACCGCTCTTACTGATTTTCGGTAATCTCGTCCGTAACCGTTGCATCTGGACCGACCACAACGTCGTACTCGGTCGCGTTCGCGTCGCCATCGATGAGCGAATTCCCTTTGAGGTCGATCCCGTCCCCAGGATCTTCGCCGGGGGCCGGAACGACCGTCACGTCGCCGATTACTTCGCTGCCGTCTTTCAGATTCACCGTCTCGCCCGCGGAGTGGATCTTACCCTCAACCCGCGTATCGGATTTGAGTTGCAGTGTATCACCGGACCCGCCCTCCGCGACAGTCATATCGCCATTGATCTCCGACCCGCCGTCAATACTCGGGACATTTTCCGTCTCGAGTTGGCCGGTCAATTCGCCGCCGTCGATATTGAGCGAGCCACCTTCGTTGAGCTTCACCGTTCCATCAAGATGCCCACTATCGTCGATTATCACGTCAACATCTGTTCGACCACCGTCTTCACCGACGATATCAC encodes:
- a CDS encoding homing endonuclease associated repeat-containing protein, with the protein product MPTDEEYLEDLRDFAAEIGETPTRSQMNDDGPHSSTPYYNRWGSWNDALEAAGLDPNHEYVSDEDLLLELQRLADEYGQPVLVEDLDEHGQYDPATYFRRFESWFAAREQAGLNPEDIRPGRRVDEDDLLEAVRDLATDLGRPPSQSEMNERGDRSVTPYLRRWGTWDQALEAAGLGTRE